cttcaaaattataataatggagaaaataaataaagaaaaaatggtgaaaatcCTAACTCCCGACAGTATCCCTCCTTTTTATTTGGTACAAAGCTTCAATCATTTTCTATGAGTAAACTGTTAAATACcctctgaaattttaaaattcgtcaaataccccactgaaatttggaaataggcaaatacctcctgaaattttaaaaagtcaatcaaattgtccCCTGGCGTGGACTCTGGCTGGTAGTGCCGGGGGGCAATttgatttactttttaaaatttcaagtggtatttgcctatttccaaatttcatggggtatttgacgaattttaaaatttcaagaggatatttgacagtttactcCCTTTTTATCTTCTCCTTTACCAATCAAAAgctaagaataaaaaaaatataaatatattttgtttctatAAGCATAACTTAATTTATAaagatattatattttatatgcaagACCGGAGTTCGAACTAAGAATCTTCGATTTGTTGGCAgagacattatattatatatgcagtaAGCCGGAGTTCGAATCACAGTTATcctatttattcactttaaatttctaaccactaaactactttaaaagaaaaaaaatgaattgattcgataataaaaataaatttattcatatACACCATAAATTTTAACATAGTTGTAAAATGTATTGGGACCTACAGGTCCCCAAAGGTTTCATTCTTGGGAGTTATCATCTCACCGTTCAGTATTAGGTCTCGTGAGTGCTCCCAACCCAGTCCCACCTCCTCACGGGTGGAGAAATCTTGTACTGCTCTCATTCCCAATTCAATTCACACTCTTTTCCACTACTCGTGACTAGAATCATTCCCACTTTCTTTTTAATTGTCTAATGATTAGACtaatacattttaaaatttaagaaGTGTGGAGTCTTGAGTTTTAACTTGGGATCATTACATATCGGCGTCTTAGCAAGGGAcggaactagaaaaaattcTCGAGGGAGGACTTGAAAATAGAATAATACATCATTTgttctcttattattattattattcaaaagGCCTCGTAATTTTTTTTGGGCCCTATTAGTCcttgatattttattatttatattttattaattttcagttttttattttaaaatatattttatataataaatcaacaaatttttttattatcatatcttgctggtaacccagctcaaattcaggataaagatcttaactagagagacatgatagAATAAACTTCatgattaacttatcatatcatgttgtGTTACCAAACATTGGAttagacaggatatgatacaattatcTTATCTTGTTTCTTATCCTATGCACCAAACGGATCCTTAGATGATTCATTTTAGATGTCAATAAATTAATTTAGAGCTGCATATCCATTAAACTCTCAATAAAAGTATAATGTATTAGCATGGAAATACATATATAGTAAATAGTATAATTGAATTGTTTTCTTAGAAGGTAGTGGTAGTAGGGCACTTCTTTGGCATTATAGGCTTCTAGAGCATAAGTTGAAATTTTTGTGTTCCACTCACGAGTCACAGTAGCACTTATATCCATTGTTTGGTCATGACTTCAAATAGTGGGCCTTTGTGGATGTGATTCAATGACAAATTAACACAACTTCTCGCTTCAAAACCATCACGAGTTTGTTTTGTTACCTTTAGATTATGGGGTATGATTGACTTTTTGTTCCTGTCATAAGTCATAACTGTTGTGCTGTTAGTTAATTCATGTCTGTTACTGATAGTCAGAACGAAAATAACTACTTTAGATGTggttattagtttttttttttttttgacaaatagagGTGGTTATTAGTTAGTTACCTTTTGTTGTGATTTAACTGGTTTACTTGTATGAGAAGTAACCATATATAAATACTCAACTGTGTTGTAATTATTCATTAAGTGTTGTGAATAAAATTTCTCTCTTCCCTCTAATTCATTCTCTCTATAGTTTATcatatcttcttcttcattcaaTTTCCAAAAACTGCGACATAGGCTCACACCGAGCCTAttgtatttgtatttgtatGTGTTTTGAGTTCAACTTGCGCTTGAGCATTGTGTGTTGTGTGATTTCGCTGCGCTTGAGTTCAGCAactcaaacatgaatttttattgcATAAATCACTACTTAACAACAACGACACATAGATTATCAATTAGCACTACAAAAAATACGCCATATACGGCGGTTTAGTAAAACCCCCGAAGTTTGATAAAAAGTTTCCAATTTTTAGTTGAAATCCACAAAAGAATTAAGTCAGGGGGAAAGAGGGGAACCTagggaaatatatatatatatatatatagacacacacacacaacatgagtacctttttaattttttttttttgagaggTTTGTTTCCTCTTTTATATACATGAGTCTGCACAATTATATTTTGCCTTGTGATAACTGCATGGTAAAACATTTTTTGATAATAATGTGATACTGCTGATGCTGAAACTTGATAGCTTAAAAAGGATGCTAAGTACATCATATAGTTTTATCTTTACTGCAAAATAAATTTTCAGAAGTTAACATTTGAGATGTTAGTTCAGTGGTAAAAATTTAGTCTTGTAACTTCAAGGTGTCGAGTTCAAATCCTGTCAGGAGCCATTGTTAAATGGTCATTGGTGCCACTgccaattaaataattacttttttttttcttttcagtaaTCAAACTTCCATATACTTTTATAGGATTTCAAATTATGAAAAGAATCATTGATTGTAACTAATCATAAATAGGGATGAGATAACAAATTTAATTACACTTTTAACTATATACTTTGTACATGACAAGATGTGAAAGAATTAGTTTAGATAATTTTGTCAGAACAAATAGAAGTGTGCCTATCTATATTAGAGAAGaaacaaattaatatataattaattaaatttgctCACTCTTGCTAATGAGATCTAAAATTGCATTTGCTTTCCTCTGTGCTCTATTTGTACCAGTTTGCTTCATCTGAATTAAATGGTCATAAACTCCAAACTGAAGTGCTGCCAAAGTGAAAGAAGAATTACTTGAACACAACTCAAGAAGAACAGAAGCTGCACATTCCTTATTCTTAGGAGTCCCTTCTCTAATAAAGCCAACAAGAATTTCAATGAAAGATAAGTGTCCAATCTCTTGTCTCCCTTCAGGATTCAACACAAGTAACAACAAAATTGAGAGTGCTTCATCAATCATTCCCAAGTTTGTGTCCTGTAACAGTTCAAGTAAAGGTGTAACAATTCCAGCTCTTATAGCTCTATCTTTATTTGCATTGTTTAATGATAAGCTAAAAAGTGCTGTAGCAGCATCTTTTTTCCCTCTAACTGTTCCATTTTGTAACAAGTTTACCAAAGGTTGAATCCCATTTGATATTCCTacaatctctttattttcatcaaTCATTGATAAGCTAAATAAAGCTGCTGCTGAGTTTTCTTTAGCTACAATACTTCCATTCTCCAACACTTCTATAATAGCTGGAATAGCACCTTCTTGTGATATAAGTTTCTTGTTATCTTCATCAATTGATAGATTCAAAAGTGCGGTAACAgcatgttcttttatttttgaatctGGATAGGATAGTAGTTGTACTAATGGTGGTATTCCTCCATGCTCGGCGACTAAAACTCTGTTCTCTGgattttcttttgataacaTGCGGATTCTTTCGACTGCCTTTCTCTGATGTTCTAAGTTGATAGACCCTAGGCTTTCAACCAAAGATGGAATTTCTTCTTGGTTTTCAGTTGAAGAGCCTTCTTGACATGATGAAGTGTAGATTTTTGGAAGTTTGAAGTTGTTGTTCTCACACCATTCAacaattaagttttttaaggCACAGTTTGGTGCTAATTGAAGATGTTCTAGAGGTTGCCTTGTCTTTGGACAGGTTTTATGATTGGATTTGAACCACTTCTCTATGCTTTCCCTTTCATATGTCTTTCATggaaacacacacacacacacacacaatgaCAAGAAAAACAGGAAAATGAAGTTTTGTTAGCATCACATTTATAGAAAGAACTGAAATTCTTGGAAAGAACTATGTGATTACCTGTCCACTTGCAACAATAACAGGATCAGTCATGATTTCAAGTGTAATTGGACATAGAAACTCATGAGGGATGACCAAAGAAGTGCTTCTTCCAAGCATCTTATTAGGCATGGCAGGATCACCATCAAGGACGATAGCGGTTTCTTCCATACCTGCAACCCTTTTGAATCTGTTAAGAAGGCCAATTATTTTCTGTGTACTCTCAGCTTGTTGTCCTTTTCTTTCTCTAACAAGGTTTCCAACAGCCactgtttctacctcaagatcCTCAAAACTGCGAAGCTCCAACTTTATTGCAAGCCTTTCAACAATAGCACTATCAGCATTACGATCATGGTCATCGGAGAACACCACCATCATATCCATTGCTAGTTCTATGTCTTGTGTATCAGTTCTTCTCCTTGCCCTCCTGAGTTGCACGTGCATTAGCTCAAGCTGAATTAAGCCAAAGTATATAACATTATCTCAATATGTATATCATATCATTCAAAAGTACCTACCAACATATTCAGTCAACtcaattttcatcattttatcATCAATTGCAAGGTAATCACGAAAAATCATAACAAATTAAAGATCATGGCGAGGCGATCAAACACTATACCGAGGTATAaagagaaaattggtcaaacaatattgatatatttaatccaaaattttaaccaattacatcaacttttttttgacaatttttccttatatattAATGAATTATATTTTCAGACTTTTATGTGATTGATCCATATATCCAATTCACTTGTGCCTtggtctaaattttaaaatgttgaaatttcttaggcaaatgctaacatgtgtccttagggTACAtaatggcacatgttaaggtgtATTTAATTAGCTAGTATCTCACTTaatgtatttcaaaaataatagtaataatcaactttattaattaaaagatatggttCACTAAATTTATTACTGATCGTTAACAaacgaaaaaaatatatatagtagaTGCATATAATTTAAAAAGGCCCGATTGTTAACAAAAacggaaaaaaatatatatagtggaCCATATCTTTTAGATTTAGTTACATTTTTagtcccttatctttattttaggttttaggTTGgtcacttatttttttttaaattttaagttggtctcttatcttttctgcaggtttcaagttggtctctcccgtcaatttttcactattaccgttaaatttggacacatGACAAACGAAAACCACAATTGGAAAGATGACACGTGTCCAGatttaacggtaatagtgaaaaatttgacgggagGAACCAACATGAAACCTACATAAAAGATAAGGGgtcaacttgaaacttttaaaagataagagaccaacttaaaaactaaaataaagataaggactaaaagtgcaattaagcctatcttttaattaataaagttgattattactatttttgaaatacattAATTGAGatactaaataattaaatacaccTTAAAATGTGCCGTCCGAACACATGTTAGCGGAACCCAATTTCTTATAATGAAATTTAGTTTATAACTGTGAGAATATTTGGAAATGAATGTCATCTAATTACacgataaaaaaattatctaaatAAAGGAACTTAACTTTAATTAAACCTAAATAATTAATATCAAAAAGGTgtattacaacaaaaaaaaaatttatattaatctTCATGTGCCtttaacattttattaaaagaaaGTCATAgaaatgtacaaaaaaaaataaaaaattcatagaATATACTATACTCTCTTgtccttatttataagcaaaagtcgaTGAAAAATGGCATCAAATATATGCAAAAGTTAACAAAAGTAACTTTGTTAAAtgttataatttaaaaagtatccCTAATTAATTGTTTCACTTTTTGACATTACTACAAATATCAATGCAAATTTAATGTATTATAAGGTGATAATATAGTAACAATAACAAATTTCTTAATAAAGGCCTTTGATGTCTCATGTCGGTTTTGTGAAATTTAGCTATTAATGTGCCTCTAGAAGATTAAGACAATATAGCAGCAGATATTAATGATGCTTGGATGCATGGGATTGAGAAAAAATTAAAGGTaatttgcattaaattttatgagattaagaaaaaaaaaatttaaaatggtttttcct
This genomic interval from Trifolium pratense cultivar HEN17-A07 linkage group LG6, ARS_RC_1.1, whole genome shotgun sequence contains the following:
- the LOC123891904 gene encoding U-box domain-containing protein 15-like encodes the protein MANATFTSHHHGQLELMHVQLRRARRRTDTQDIELAMDMMVVFSDDHDRNADSAIVERLAIKLELRSFEDLEVETVAVGNLVRERKGQQAESTQKIIGLLNRFKRVAGMEETAIVLDGDPAMPNKMLGRSTSLVIPHEFLCPITLEIMTDPVIVASGQTYERESIEKWFKSNHKTCPKTRQPLEHLQLAPNCALKNLIVEWCENNNFKLPKIYTSSCQEGSSTENQEEIPSLVESLGSINLEHQRKAVERIRMLSKENPENRVLVAEHGGIPPLVQLLSYPDSKIKEHAVTALLNLSIDEDNKKLISQEGAIPAIIEVLENGSIVAKENSAAALFSLSMIDENKEIVGISNGIQPLVNLLQNGTVRGKKDAATALFSLSLNNANKDRAIRAGIVTPLLELLQDTNLGMIDEALSILLLLVLNPEGRQEIGHLSFIEILVGFIREGTPKNKECAASVLLELCSSNSSFTLAALQFGVYDHLIQMKQTGTNRAQRKANAILDLISKSEQI